A DNA window from Setaria viridis chromosome 2, Setaria_viridis_v4.0, whole genome shotgun sequence contains the following coding sequences:
- the LOC117845522 gene encoding serine carboxypeptidase 1, whose protein sequence is MKNISICFLLLVCVASPQANASQEARLREFILSRRSSSAFSAHVPAFRISRSLRAEYSGTDQSTLKAADKITALPGQPEGVGFNQYSGYVTVDEKNGRALFYYFVEATNDAATKPLLLWLNGGPGCSSLGYGAMIELGPFRINSDNKTLSRNENAWNNEANVLFLESPAGVGFSYSNTSADYNKSGDQRTADDAFVFFINWMERFPEYKGRAFYISGESYAGHYVPQLATVILNHNINNKSNIINLKAILVGNAYLDDNKNTKGQIDYLWSHGVISDEVWSNITRSCKFSPSDSNACSDAMASYDSGYISGYNIYAPVCINEPNGNYYPSSYVPGIDPCSNYYIHAYLNNPMVQKAFHARTTKWSGCTVLHWKDAPVSMMPTIKWLLKHGLPVWLYSGDFDAICPLTATRYSIIDLDLSVMEPWRPWTTNKEVGGYVQQYTGGLVLVSVRGAGHQVPYFQPERALILVSSFLKGTLPPYVTEQ, encoded by the exons ATGAAAAATATTTCCATATGCTTCCTTCTCCTCGTTTGCGTGGCTTCGCCGCAAGCAAATGCGTCACAAGAGGCTCGTCTGAGAGAATTCATCCTATCGAGAAGGAGCAGCAGTGCCTTCAGTGCACACGTGCCAGCCTTCAGGATCAGTAGAAGCCTCCGAGCAGAGTACTCTGGCACTGACCAGAGCACTCTGAAGGCGGCTGACAAGATCACGGCGCTCCCCGGCCAGCCGGAGGGCGTCGGCTTCAACCAGTACAGCGGGTACGTGACCGTCGACGAGAAGAACGGCCGTGCACTCTTCTACTACTTCGTCGAAGCGACGAACGATGCGGCGACGAAGCCGCTACTCCTGTGGCTTAACGGAG GTCCTGGATGCTCATCACTGGGCTATGGAGCAATGATAGAACTCGGCCCATTCCGCATAAACAGCGACAACAAAACGCTCAGCAGAAATGAGAACGCCTGGAACAACG AGGCCAACGTCCTCTTCCTGGAGTCACCTGCTGGTGTTGGATTTTCCTACTCCAACACATCTGCTGACTACAATAAGAGCGGTGACCAAAGGACTGCGGACGACGCATTCGTCTTCTTCATCAATTGGATGGAGAGGTTCCCTGAGTACAAAGGACGTGCTTTTTACATCTCCGGGGAGAGCTATGCCGGGCATTATGTTCCGCAGCTCGCAACAGTCATCCTTAATCACAATATAAATAATAAAAGTAAtatcataaatctaaaggctaTATTG GTTGGCAATGCATACCTTGACGATAACAAGAACACAAAGGGGCAAATTGACTACCTGTGGAGCCATGGAGTGATATCAGATGAGGTGTGGTCTAACATTACCAGGAGCTGCAAATTCAGTCCTTCGGATAGTAATGCATGCTCCGATGCTATGGCTTCATATGATTCTGGATACATTAGTGGGTACAACATATACGCTCCTGTTTGCATCAACGAACCCAATGGAAACTACTACCCCAGCAGCTAT GTTCCGGGAATTGATCCATGCAGCAACTACTATATCCATGCTTACTTAAACAATCCGATGGTGCAAAAGGCTTTCCATGCTAGAACGACAAAGTGGTCAGGCTGCAC AGTTTTGCACTGGAAAGATGCTCCAGTGTCCATGATGCCGACCATAAAATGGCTTCTGAAACACGGACTGCCGGTGTGGCTATACAG TGGCGACTTTGATGCCATCTGCCCGCTCACTGCGACAAGGTACTCCATCATTGACCTCGATCTCTCGGTCATGGAGCCATGGCGCCCTTGGACAACCAACAAAGAG GTTGGAGGCTATGTTCAGCAGTACACGGGAGGTCTTGTGCTTGTTTCAGTGAGGGGAGCTGGCCATCAAGTTCCTTATTTCCAGCCTGAGAGAGCACTAATACTCGTCAGCTCCTTCTTGAAAGGAACACTCCCGCCTTATGTAACGGAGCAGTAA
- the LOC117845523 gene encoding serine carboxypeptidase 1, with product MRSTTIFFLLSLAFLFGTSLATTDISQEAQLSKFLSSRALKRLRNRPTGNEPEEESDPWADPGTFAHLPERCKGPPSGSKEADRVLGLPGQPPRVNFRQYSGYVTVNEEHGRELFYYFVESPYDAESKPLILWLNGGPGCSSLGFGAMEELGPFRVNPDGTLRRNKHSWNNLANVIFLESPAGVGFSFSRNATDYDTVGDRRTAEDTYVFLVKWLQRFPEYKGRDFYISGESYGGHYVPQLATVIMSMNRFPGLLPRINLQGIFFGNPLLDDYLNGKGNLEFLWSHGVISDEVWRRILGNCTFTASDDWQCFVAAHSFQKGNIDRYNIYAPVCLQARNGTYYPSSHSLPGYDPCSNYYIEPYLNNHAVKQALHARLDTNWTGCNGDFDSICSLTATRFSVNDLNLTITQKWRPWYTPDSEVGGYVQQYQGGFTLASVRAAGHLVPTFQPKRSLVLLYAFLKNMLPPADIPN from the exons ATGAGGAGCACCAccattttcttcctcctctcgctcgCCTTTCTCTTTGGCACATCGCTTGCCACTACCGATATCTCTCAGGAGGCTCAGCTCAGCAAGTTCCTGTCGTCCAGGGCCCTGAAGAGGCTCAGGAACAGGCCCACAGGGAACGAGCCCGAGGAAGAATCCGACCCATGGGCCGACCCCGGCACCTTCGCGCACCTGCCCGAGCGCTGCAAGGGCCCGCCGAGTGGCAGCAAGGAGGCCGACAGGGTCCTTGGGCTCCCCGGCCAGCCGCCGCGCGTCAACTTCCGGCAGTACTCCGGGTACGTGACGGTGAACGAGGAGCACGGCCGCGAGCTCTTCTACTACTTCGTCGAGTCTCCCTACGACGCGGAATCCAAGCCGCTTATCCTCTGGCTCAACGGAG GGCCGGGATGCTCGTCGCTGGGGttcggggcgatggaggagctCGGGCCCTTCCGTGTCAACCCCGATGGGACCCTGAGAAGGAACAAGCACTCCTGGAATAACT TGGCGAACGTGATCTTCCTGGAGTCGCCGGCGGGAGTTGGGTTCTCCTTCTCGAGGAACGCCACCGACTACGACACTGTCGGCGACCGGAGGACCGCCGAGGACACGTACGTCTTCCTGGTCAAGTGGCTGCAGCGGTTCCCCGAGTACAAGGGCCGCGACTTCTACATCTCCGGCGAGAGCTACGGCGGCCACTACGTCCCGCAGCTCGCCACCGTCATCATGTCCATGAACCGATTCCCGGGCCTGCTGCCTCGCATCAACCTCCAAGGCATCTTC TTTGGCAACCCGTTGCTCGATGACTACCTGAACGGGAAGGGGAACCTGGAGTTCCTGTGGAGCCACGGCGTGATCTCCGACGAGGTGTGGCGGAGGATCCTGGGCAACTGCACCTTCACCGCGTCCGACGACTGGCAGTGCTTCGTGGCGGCGCATTCGTTCCAGAAAGGGAACATCGATCGCTACAACATCTACGCCCCGGTCTGCCTGCAGGCTCGTAACGGCACCTACTACCCCAGCAGCCAC TCGTTGCCCGGATACGATCCGTGCAGCAACTACTACATCGAACCGTACCTCAACAACCACGCGGTGAAGCAAGCTCTGCACGCTCGGCTCGACACGAATTGGACAGGTTGCAA TGGCGATTTTGATTCCATATGCTCGCTTACCGCGACACGGTTTTCTGTCAATGATCTCAATCTGACCATCACGCAAAAATGGCGCCCTTGGTACACCCCTGACAGCGAG GTTGGAGGTTATGTTCAGCAGTACCAAGGAGGCTTCACGCTGGCGTCAGTAAGGGCAGCTGGTCATTTGGTCCCTACGTTCCAGCCTAAGAGATCACTTGTCCTTCTCTACGCTTTCCTGAAGAACATGCTCCCACCGGCTGACATCCCAAACTGA
- the LOC117843035 gene encoding serine carboxypeptidase 1, which yields MTRNQISYCIFLAILLAAPLPNAALDQAALLRLFMESQARSEADRITALPGQPPRVNFEQYAGYVTVDEEHGRALFYYFVESPYDAASKPLVLWLNGGPGCSSLGIGAMTELGPFRVNPDGKTLSRNRHAWNNVANVIFLESPAGVGFSYSNTSSDYDKRGDERTAVDSYVFLLHWLERFPEYKGRDFYIAGESYAGHYVPELAAVIVAVRKHTGKDPTNLKGIFVGNPLLDFLKNFKGGLEFLWNHGVMSDEAWANIAEHCSFGPSDGVLCDEAESPFNHFNFFTTVGNIDTFNIYAPICIQAPNGTTYPSGYLPGYDPCTKYYVTNYFNSLDVQEAIHARINTTWSNCTKLPHWNFNEAPILTMVPTISWLVDNGLRVWLYSGDMDDVCPITATRYSVQDLNLTITKPWRPWYAPANEVGGYIQQHEGGFTFASVRGAGHMVPSFQPKRSLVLFHSFLKGVLPPAVSLLQP from the exons ATGACGAGGAACCAGATCTCGTACTGCATTTTCCTCGCGATCCTGCTCGCCGCACCGCTCCCGAATGCCGCCCTTGACCAAGCCGCGCTGCTGAGGCTGTTCATGGAGTCCCAGGCCCGGAGC GAGGCCGACAGGATCACGGCGCTgccggggcagccgccgcgcgtCAACTTCGAGCAGTACGCCGGGTACGTGACGGTGGACGAGGAGCACGGCCGCGCGCTCTTCTACTACTTCGTCGAGTCCCCCTACGACGCCGCCTCCAAGCCCCTCGTCCTCTGGCTCAACGGAG GGCCGGGGTGCTCGTCGCTGGGGATCGGCGCGATGACGGAGCTCGGCCCGTTCCGTGTCAACCCCGACGGCAAGACCCTGAGCAGGAACCGGCACGCCTGGAACAACG TGGCCAACGTGATCTTCCTGGAGTCGCCGGCCGGAGTCGGTTTCTCTTACTCCAACACGTCCTCGGACTACGACAAGAGAGGCGACGAGAGAACGGCTGTGGACTCATACGTCTTCCTGCTCCACTGGCTCGAGCGGTTCCCCGAGTACAAGGGCCGCGACTTCTACATCGCCGGCGAGAGCTACGCCGGGCACTACGTCCCGGAGTTGGCAGCCGTCATCGTGGCTGTCCGCAAACATACCGGCAAGGACCCCACGAACCTCAAGGGAATCTTC GTTGGCAACCCGTTACTTGATTTCCTAAAGAATTTCAAGGGCGGTCTGGAGTTCTTGTGGAACCACGGGGTGATGTCCGACGAGGCGTGGGCGAACATTGCCGAGCACTGCAGCTTCGGCCCGTCCGATGGCGTTTTGTGCGATGAGGCGGAGTCGCCGTTCAACCACTTTAACTTCTTTACTACAGTCGGCAACATCGATACTTTCAACATTTACGCTCCGATCTGCATCCAGGCGCCCAACGGGACGACCTACCCCAGTGGCTAT TTACCTGGATATGATCCGTGCACCAAGTACTACGTTACCAACTACTTCAATAGCCTTGATGTGCAGGAGGCGATCCATGCTCGTATCAATACAACTTGGTCAAATTGCAC TAAACTGCCGCACTGGAACTTCAACGAGGCCCCAATATTGACCATGGTGCCAACAATCTCCTGGCTTGTGGACAACGGATTGCGAGTCTGGTTGTACAG CGGTGACATGGACGACGTTTGCCCAATTACCGCGACAAGGTACTCTGTTCAGGATCTCAATCTGACCATCACAAAGCCATGGCGCCCctggtacgcccctgccaacgAG GTTGGGGGCTATATTCAGCAACACGAGGGAGGATTCACGTTTGCATCAGTGAGGGGAGCCGGCCACATGGTGCCTAGTTTCCAGCCTAAGAGATCGCTAGTTCTCTTCCACTCCTTCCTGAAAGGCGTGCTCCCACCTGCAGTTTCATTGTTGCAGCCGTGA